The window TGCTTACTTTTTGACATTAGGCCTGAttggactttttaaaaacacacagtatgcaCTTTGCAAGCTGTAAACAATGTTAGCCTTTAaccatttgttgttgtttgtgtgcgcgATAAAATATTTTGGTCTGATTCTCCAGCAGCACACTTGGCCAGATGTTGATATTATACCAGGTTGTTCTGGAGCATGTTTACCTCAGCgctctcctctgtgttgttaGGGGTGTGTTCTTGGTCGTGGACGACGGAGGTTGGACGGTTGTTCTCGTGTTTGGGGGAATGAGAGTTGAGGATGTTCATTGAGCCCTCCTCCTTGGGTTGAGGGGACTTTGCCGGGTCCTCCTGCTTCTGAGGCTCATCCTGTGGGGAGAGGTTGTGACTTTTACTGgcttactttatttataaagaagagaaaaatggccaaataaatgaatacaaattGGTGGAAGAATAACCATGCAACAGATTGTAATGTTAATTACTATGAAGAGGCAACATTCATACTACAGGTTTATCAGTCAGTGTGATATGAGTCTAAAAAAGATCCCACATTGGTCTTAAGAAGCTGTTCTCGTCAGAGAGATTTGGGTGTTTTCCAGTGTATTCCAGAGTATTGTCATAGTGGCCACTGTGATGTCCACCATGATCACCGAAAATTCAATACTTTGTGTATTTGGGTTCTATCCCCTAATAACACAGTCTTGGAGATGATGGTAATGTCCTTGAAAATAGTTTATATTTAAACTGAAGACATAAAAGCaacacagacaagtcattcAAGTAGTGTTTGAATTCTGATATGTTATTTTAGAATTTAACGTTTTAAGGGCGGCATTTCTTGACAGTTCATGGTAGTCATTAAAGAGAAAACCCTACTTATTGTGCTTTGGCAAAACATGCACAGAATGGAGGGATTGCATGAACTTCTGTGGCGCATAACACCTTCCCGGTTAAGCCCCCAGCCAAAAGATGAAAAGAGGCTGGCTACTCGTTGTGTAATAGACGAAGCACATGGGATTCTGCACCCTCCCCAGATAATACTGGAACTATATATGACAAGGACATTGCAGGGGCTTTGGTCATACTGAATTTCCCAGCACATTTGACTGGTTAAAAGTGAATTTCATCTAAAAGCTGaactaaaaaagtaaaagaaacatAGTTTCAGTGTCCAAATCGCCTAGAGCTCCTTCTCATGTTAAAGACAATCCGTCTTGAATTGTATGGACTGATACTGCACCTCTAATCATGCctcagcattaaaaaaaatagcaataCCGGacctctgacatttaaaaactgcattGCAGACCATGTGTCTGCAGGGGCTTTTTAGCCTCCAGACCTGACATTTAGAGCATCCGGAAGTCACAGACACATCTATAACCACTGCACTGAAATGCCAGCAGAGCTCTAAGAGCGGTAGCTTATATTAAAAAGAGCATCTCACAATCTGTACACTTGATCTAGCCCTGCCGAGTATGGGAAATGGTGTGAAAATGAATATATGGTTTTGAAAATCCATAAGGGTGGGCTTGTGTTTTGCAGAGTGCATTTCCGTCAAATGCAGTAAATGCGTGCCATCATGTCAGAGAGTGTTTGTGTCACTACAAAACTACTGTGTCCGCTGCATGTGCCAGTTTGTAAATGTTCAGGCCATCGATTGATTGGCTTGTCACAGACATATGAAGGTCATCGGCACAGCAGGCAGGAAGTAGGACACCATCGATTAGTCACTCTGGCTACCGCTGGTCAAAACTCACTAAACGGCCTTTCACATCAGAAACAACAAGTTCAAAAAGCCTATTTGTTCTGTCGATCTCATAGATGTTTTACGCTGTCCCTGTCTCTGTTTACGGCTGCCTCTAATAACAAGATTCCTCATTGTTTATTGAGATTAAAATTTTAACCATGCGTCAGTGGCCTTAAATACTGTGTTGGCTCAGTAACCCAGTAGGCGAGTATGATTGATGAATACTAAACAGGGGCACACATGAATTTgcctgcaaacacaaacacactcacactaacATGGATAGAAATGAATGCATACACAGTCATATCgatggacacacagacacacacacatgctgctacAGAATGACTTTATAGAAGCTCTACATGCACAACCTCAGGAAGAGAACTGGGTAGAAAAGGGGAAACCCTGCTGCACAGGGACCCTAAAATGGCCGTCTGAGCTTTATGGGTGCAAAAGCGAAGCGAGCACTGAGAACAAAATGGAGGCCCTGTTTCCTCATTGAGCTTGTCAGGAAGCTGCAGAGGCACAGGTAAGAGAGGCAGTGTGGGAACTtgctatttattcacacagCGGTGACTACATAACACCTCTGAACAACTGGCTGCAGTAAGCTTTGCAGGAGGCGATTAATCATTTCACCTACAACGCACATGGTGCACAGCCTGATACAAGATCAGATGCAGGGGGGAGTTTGTGGAAGTGAGGTTTGCAGCGAAAAGGAGAGCCAGAATCTGGTATCTAGTGGTTGCACAGTGTTTAAGTTCAAAGCAAAGGTGGGGAGGGAAACTGCTGCAGGCAACGTGGACGTTTCCGCTCTGCTTACCTGGAAGTGGTTATAAGGGTTTCTGGGTTTATATTCCCATGTGTAGCTGGTTGATGGTGGCCTCTGAAGGGGATCGGTGAGTGTGAGAATCATTAAGAgcacacatgtactgtacattcacAACATGTAGGTGGAAATCCCAATGAGAAGTTATTGATTTAACAGGGCAGCAAGGTGAGTAAGATGTGTGCATAACACTCAGATAGACGGCCATGCGtagagacaggaagaaaaaaaaaaaatcaatctggTAGAGAGAAAACATGGGAGAGGACATCATGAAGAAAGAGGATAATAGGAAAAAGATAAAGAGGAAAGAAATCTTAGATGCAGATAAATAGAGGATGAATGAATGTTGAATGgacggagagaaaaaggagactAAACATGAGGAGAGTTGGGGCGTACCTGACAGATAATGTTGTCATAGTACGCCAGGTTGTGAGTGTGAGCTTGGGGAGCGGGCGGAGGGGTGTCGCACAGTTTCCTTACGTTTGGCTGCGAGCCGTCGGCTGTTGTGGAAACCGAGAGGCCGTCCGTCTGCGGCTCGCTGCTCTGTGGGCGGTACTTACTGCAGGAgggcaaacagagagagagatctgtGTGATAAATATttgcagtcttttttttttgtcctttcaagCGATCTGTGCATTTGTATCTCTCCAGGTCCACGCTTTTCTGCTCCGCTCTGCACAGTGTGAAACCGGAGTATAATAtctggcagacacacacacacacatcacacaggaaaatgtatcatcacagtCTCAGAAGGTGAATAATTCAGTGGATACTAAAGGGAATAGACAAAATGACACGACGGCCACTTTCCCATAAATACTGGGACAACATATTTGATgctcaaatatgttgttttaccttgaactAATGCCCAATTAGCCTGTTAGCTGCTGTCTAACGGAAGCTAACAGGTTatcaatatgttgttttaccctGAACTATTGCCCAATTAGCCTGTTTGCATCCATTAGACAACAGccaacgttagcattcaaccacttccttgCTAACATTACTTTTCCTAGGGCTTCAACAGTTAGTCCAGTTGTTCCAcagttacctggggatagtgactggagaaaacaatgcctcttcctgtaTTGGTTGCACAGTGGCAGAAATGTTTCCTTTGTGCTGAAATTCCTTCGTTATTTGAGGGAAAAATCCAGCCTGGTGGCACACTCAGTTCAGGTGAgttctcccctctctccctcacactctcgctctctcttgcTGTTCCTCTGCTCTCTTTATCATCAGTTGTTAAGTCCTACTTGAATTAGACTGTCACAGATATAGTCCCAGCCTACCAACCTCTCTCAGCACATGAAGTGAAACTCACAAGGCATATTTTTACACTCTCACCtccccatcacacacacacacacacacacctgcgtTTGCGAAGGCGTTTGTTCTCATTCTTGAGGCGGTGCAGCCTCTTGGCAAAGAATACGATGAtcatgaagaggaggatgagcaCCACGGAGGCCACGCCCACCACCACGCACATCACCTGGAACTCTGTGACCGCCCAATCGCAGCGCGTGCCTTTGTTCCAGATGTAGTCTTGCACATTGCACCTGGATGAAAAAGCAACACAAGGAGGCAATATTGGCCTTTATGATCGATGTAACACTTAGAGTTTGACGTTTTTGTGGTCGACAAAACACCAGACATCAACATTCCTCTCTCGTGACCTGCTGTATAAAACTGCCAAGAGGTTTCATATGTTTTTGTACCCACTGCACTGGCTATTTACCACATTTATAGCTTCAGCTAGTAAGCCAGAGTAAAGTGGTACTCAGTGCTGATGACATGATGTCCTGAGGTCCGTCCAGCAAAGCAGGGATTCGGCCTGCAGCCTAGCCCTTAATAAGATCAAAGGATCAGGACACGTGTGTGCGTTCATGAGTGTGTATCTTTTCCATATTCCTGCCTTTGTCCGTGCAATCGCATGCAAGTGTTTGAACGTGTTTTTGAAGTGAGCCCGGCATGAGGGagagtgtgtacgtgtgtgtgtgtgtgttacaactCAGCAGGTATGGCGAGATGAGCAACAGTTTACTTCCAAGCTTACACTGAGACTGCTGGATAGGACAGATGGTGCTATCAAGGCGTGGTGTATGTgtctgttgctgtgtgtgtcccTCCCTGACCTTACTGTATTGTCATTTTCCTTATATTTTCTATGTGTGcatactgtgtctgtgtgtgtcaccatCAGCTGTCACCAGCCaatgagcacacaaacacactcattaCCCCCTGCCCCCAAAACTGAGCTAATCCTCTGGCGACCCTGCTGCGATCTTGACGAACCCTCGTGGCACATAAAGCCAACCTTCTATCtatgtgcgtgtctgtgttttcagtaCACTTGTCTGAAGTGTCCTAAATCTCCTCCTTTGTGTTGGAGAGGGAACATATTGGAACGAATTAAAAAGGGGAACGTTTTAGCCACCAACACCCACCACCCCCCTCCCCACAAACACCCCTGCTGCCAGTGTACACATGCATGTGTACTAGTTTAACTCTAAAATGTCAACTCTTGCTTCTTAATGCTGCTAAACGTGATGAAAAAAGGAAGACTGTAATCCTCCTTACAATTTACCCAAAGACAACAAACCAGCCAGTGTGGTTCAACTGTAAATAGGACTGTagactgtaaaatgtttgtgttttcctcacCTGCAGAAGGCTCCCATGCCTGCCACCACAGTGCACATTCCTCCATTGAAGCAGAAATTGGGTTCAATgtcacactgagacacacaaacCCCAGGTCCAGAGCGCACAAAGCCCAGCCTGCAGCCGTCAGCCCCCATGGCACCACCTAAGCCGAACCCATCACCCTTCTCCAGCCCTGGCACGGGAGGCGCTGATAAGGAGGGCCCACTATCCGCTTTAGGCCTCACGTTGTCAGGAACAGCAGGGGAACCTGCCAGGAGAGGATTCTCGTCCTCCATGTCGGCCGGGGGTGAAGGGCTGGGCTCTGGTTCTGGGGTCGCATCTAATGCCGAGAGATCATCATCAGGGGACAGGTAGTCGTAAAAGTCTGAGAGTGTCCATGCAGTAGGCTCTCCCCCTTTTTGTTTCTGGGGTTTGGGAACTTTGGCCAAATCTAGAGCATCATCAGAGGGCACAATATCCGGCgcagggctgtgaaactccaCAGTGATGACTTCATCCGATAAGGGGTTTCCGGGTTGGTCTGGACCCGCCCCTCCGGCAGTGAGCTCCTCCCCCACAGGTGGGTCCTCCTCTACGAAGTCTAGGTGAGCGTGTTTATGAGAGTGGTGATGTTTGGTGGAGCTGAGAGGGAGTTTAGCCCCAAGCCCGAGCCCCGCTCCGATCAggtgctctctctctgctgagtCATCGCTGAGCACCATCCTTGTGTTCAAGGCCTCCTTGCTGACAGATGATTGGTTGTGGTGATGATGGCGCCTGGTCAATGAATGCCTCCCTGTCAGTCAGACACAAAGATGCATTAAAGAGGCAATCCAGCTGTTAAGTATACACTTCCATAAAGTTTAGTGTAGGGATGAAACAAGGGCTTCCCAGAATTCAAGTTGAtcgtgttttttttatcagaccTTATCTAAAATGTGTgtcaaaggtccagtttgtagcATTTAGGGGGATTTAGGGAAATCATTGCCGGACAAGGAACATAATATTCATGACTAAGTTTTAATTAGTATATAACCACCTGAAACTAAGAGTTGTGTTTTTACTACCTctgaatgagccttttatatcaaCAGACTGAGCAGGTCCTAGAAACTtgctctttcatttttttagcagccaccttcacctggacaaaatCCATCAACCAGCACCTCTATACCTTCAAAAATGGATAAAAACGACATATTGTGGCGTAATGAGGCGTTACGTGTCGCACCATCTCTTGGCTAGCAGCTGCGACTTCCTAAAGTCTTGCCAAGCAACCAGAGAAGACTCCAAGATGTTACTGCACTTGACCAAGAAATAGTTCCTTTTTATACATTGGCCTTTGTACAGTTTGAACAAGTATTTAAGGTGCTATTTgctggattttgttacctttggacagaacAAGGCTGGCTTTGTCCCCCTACTTCCAGTCATGGTGCTGTGataagctaactggctgttcCATTCGGCGAGATTTAAGTCTGATGACAGCACCAGGGTTCTTGAGGCTCCTCCAGAGCCGCTAAAGACATcatacagctgttttcacaggctgagtagtACTCCATATGACAGGTGAACTGACTCgatgtataaataaatgaagtatTGTCTGTGATCTTGTCTAAATGTAGACGACAATATTATAAACATAGGcttgcattttgttttatattgggCTAATCCCATGGTACTGACTCAGTTTTGTTTGATAAAGATTGTGGCCCAAGGATGAGGCAAGAATAATTGGGATGGTTCCCTACAGTATTCTGCAGAGATGCCTTAAGGCTGTACCATGCTGGTTTTCTAAGATAACACTGTTATGTCACCATATCATTCACACTAAATAGAGCTGAATTTGACAAAGACAATATGAtttgaaagataaataaataaatacaacccTGCTGTGGTTCACATTAAAGGGCTAAGTGATTAATTGTCAAAGAAATCAGAACAAGAGCTAAAGACCGCCGTGTAATCAGACCATGGCGATGTAGGATTAGGCACATTGAGTGATCGACTAATGTGCTCTGTTGACCGAGACTGGTTGAGGATTAGATAAGGATTTAGAGCTATAGGTTAGAGGCTGACTGGTCAGGCACTTCTCCTGCACTTGGCCATCTGCATAGAAAGAGgctgagagacacagacagagaaagaacaagagagaggacaggagctAAAACCTATTAACATGCAGCAGGCCACCGATGAGCCGGTCATTACAAACTCATGCTGTGCAGTCAGACATTGTTCAAACCCACAGAACTCTTTCATTCAAGTGGAGATGCCAAAGTTTCCCAAAATACCAAACCTGTCAGGCTGAATTTGGGGAGAGATTTCCATTTGAGAGAATGGTGCAGCCAAGATTTAGCTAAATGTGAAGATACTGCCAGCAGCTGGTTGGCTGGAAACGGAGGAAGAGCTATCCTATTTCCACCTACCAGCATCTCTAAAGATAATTTCTGAACTTTAAATGTGCTGGTACATGGGTTTGTTGGCTTTGGACAgctgtttacagtctttatgctaagctaaacatGAAAGTTGTATCGATTTgt is drawn from Pagrus major chromosome 3, Pma_NU_1.0 and contains these coding sequences:
- the LOC140993636 gene encoding uncharacterized protein, which encodes MARGDSRLGTWQVLLTISMVIIPLSAHGRHSLTRRHHHHNQSSVSKEALNTRMVLSDDSAEREHLIGAGLGLGAKLPLSSTKHHHSHKHAHLDFVEEDPPVGEELTAGGAGPDQPGNPLSDEVITVEFHSPAPDIVPSDDALDLAKVPKPQKQKGGEPTAWTLSDFYDYLSPDDDLSALDATPEPEPSPSPPADMEDENPLLAGSPAVPDNVRPKADSGPSLSAPPVPGLEKGDGFGLGGAMGADGCRLGFVRSGPGVCVSQCDIEPNFCFNGGMCTVVAGMGAFCRCNVQDYIWNKGTRCDWAVTEFQVMCVVVGVASVVLILLFMIIVFFAKRLHRLKNENKRLRKRSKYRPQSSEPQTDGLSVSTTADGSQPNVRKLCDTPPPAPQAHTHNLAYYDNIICQDEPQKQEDPAKSPQPKEEGSMNILNSHSPKHENNRPTSVVHDQEHTPNNTEESAEDGVTIGLEVLLPKDAKLHAETSPPLQYDVFLYKVANNGDSASPSKAPPTHSTNSYSSHPIPKSPKSPKTPKTPKTPKTPKSPKVPKSPKHTKDHPHSHREPLSVRHSSPGRHPSPVRHSSPSRYSAPGCYSSPTNHPSSHHSPSQYKCMPTSSSSPPQLRRPRGRSQPHGSECSGTGREYQSGHLRPSPSSPHLTQPPPSPSRMKCSPASTRSLPPLS